A genomic segment from Ornithorhynchus anatinus isolate Pmale09 chromosome 16, mOrnAna1.pri.v4, whole genome shotgun sequence encodes:
- the GPR156 gene encoding probable G-protein coupled receptor 156, with protein MEPIRNCSHACSGLSAQHRDLCSVVVTPSDESGGRGSTPTLAPALRGVVGTLLGAGLLLTLFFLAFTVRCRGNRIVKMSSPNLNIVTLLGSGLTYSSAFLFGVQEPGGWAGASLETVVQTRLALLALGSSLMFSPILGKSWRLHRVFTQRLPNKRVIIKDLQLLGLVAALVVADAVLLATWTLSDPVRCLRVFSFTVRVSDRDLSCSGSWTHLCASRYADLWVVLILGSKGALLLVGAYVAGLTGPISSPPVNQSSALLAGICLAALATGTALLVARLFPAWPNLLFGLTSGGIFVCTTTVNCFVFLPQLRQWRAFDEESPAVGHMAKYFSSPSKSLPGPTGEDQIYSLKRLLGEKNAAIETLQEQVAKAKERLVRLMSAEAPPGPDAAPAAPSAPSGAPGRRDPVGPPDPPAPSRRPPPGPEEHVAGPEDLPDPAAPRRAPPPPVPGRCVSHDQLRDVLWELWGGGPRGSRDPIATREPQRRAPSSSLTFDPYHVRRRRAEALPPPPRFPGPVPGWGCRGRADSGPHLGPGPPEDDRPSRAGAIDGRPEGGEDSPWPRPPARGRSPRAEGGRGRAGAPGIGGRSGPPSLPLGTPRFFPAPEPWPWAAPGGCPDSGSGSSSDEWSCRRPGLYCEVCFRRCPSSSDDTPSESDPDPDPTGRPAPLVNFKEDLTPTLV; from the exons ATGGAGCCCATCCGCAACTGCTCCCACGCCTGCTCCGGACTCTCCGCCCAGCACCGCGACCTCTGCTCCGTCGTCGTC actccGTCAGACGAAAGCGGGGGCCGTGGGAGCACCCCGACCCTGGCCCCCGCCCTCCGGGGCGTCGTGGGGACCCTCCTCGGGGCCggactcctcctcaccctcttcttcctgGCCTTCACCGTCCGCTGCCGCGGGAACAG gatCGTGAAGATGTCCAGCCCCAACCTGAACATCGTGACCCTGCTGGGCAGCGGGCTGACCTACAGCAGCGCCTTCCTCTTCGGCGTCCAGGAGCCCGGCGGCTGGGCCGGAGCGTCGCTGGAGACCGTGGTCCAG ACCCGGCTGGCCCTGCTGGCCCTCGGCAGCTCGCTGATGTTCAGCCCCATCTTGGGAAAGAGCTGGAGGCTCCACAGGGTGTTCACCCAGCGTCTTCCCAACAAGAGAGTG ATCATCAAAGACCTGCAGCTGCTGGGGCTGGTGGCCGCGCTGGTCGTGGCCGACGCCGTGCTGCTCGCCACCTGGACCCTCTCGGACCCGGTCCGGTGCCTCCGGGTCTTCAGTTTCACCGTAAGG GTGTCCGACAGAGACCTCTCCTGCTCCGGAAGCTGGACCCACCTCTGCGCTTCACGCTACGCCGACCTCTGGGTCGTCCTGATCCTGGGAAGCAAG GGAGCGCTCTTGCTGGTGGGCGCGTACGTGGCCGGGCTGACCGGCCCCATCAGCTCTCCGCCCGTCAACCagtcctctgccctcctggcgGGCATCTGCCTGGCGGCGCTGGCCACCGGCACCGCCCTGCTGGTGGCCCGCCTCTTCCCCGCCTGGCCCAACCTGCTCTTCGGTCTCACGTCGGGCGGTATCTTCGTCTGCACGACCACGGTCAACTGCTTCGTCTTCCTGCCCCAG CTGAGGCAGTGGCGGGCGTTTGACGAGGAAAGCCCGGCCGTGGGCCACATGGCCAAGTACTTCAGCTCCCCCAGCAAaagcctccccggccccaccggcGAAGACCAGATCTACTCCCTCAAGAGGCTGCTCGGCGAG AAAAACGCCGCCATCGAGACGCTGCAGGAGCAGGTGGCCAAGGCCAAGGAGAGGCTGGTGAGGCTGATGTCGGCAGAGGCCCCCCCAGGGCCGGacgctgcccccgccgccccgtccgCCCCTTCCGGCGCCCCCGGGCGCCGGGACCCCGTCGGCCCCCCGGACCCTCCGGCGCCCTCCCGGCGCCCACCGCCCGGCCCCGAGGAGCACGTGGCCGGGCCGGAGGACCTCCctgaccccgccgccccccgacgggccccgccgcccccggtccCCGGACGGTGCGTCAGCCACGACCAGCTGAGGGACGTCTTGTGGGAGCTctggggcgggggtccccgggggtcccgcGACCCCATTGCCACCCGGGAGCCTCAGAGGAGGGCTCCCTCCAGCAGCTTGACTTTTGACCCCTACCACGTCAGAAGACGAAGGGCGgaggccctcccgccccctccccgcttccccgggCCCGTGCCGGGATGGGGCTGCCGGGGAAGGGCCGACTCCGGGCCCCAcctgggcccgggcccgccggaaGACGAccggccgagccgggccggggccaTCGACGGGCGGCCGGAGGGAGGCGAGGActccccttggccccggcccccagcccgcgGGCGAAGCCCCCGGGCggagggtgggcggggccgggccggagcccccGGGATCGGAGGGCGCTCCGGGCCCCCCAGCCTGCCCTTGGGGACGCCCCGCTTCTTCCCCGCGCCGGAACCGTGGCcctgggcggccccggggggctgCCCCGACTCGGGGTCCGGCAGCTCCTCGGACGAGTGGTCCTGCCGCCGCCCCGGCCTCTACTGCGAAGTCTGCTTCCGACGCTGCCCCAGCTCCAGCGACGACACCCCTTCCGAGtcggaccccgaccccgaccccaccGGCCGGCCTGCCCCGCTGGTCAACTTCAAGGAGGACCTGACGCCCACCCTGGTCTGA